The genomic DNA ATGCAGCCCCCTCTCCATTCCCATCCGCCGCTGCACTGGTTACGCTTGTCGTTGAAATAATAAATGCCTTTTTTAATTTTAATCCGTATATTTCAGAATGAAAATCCGGCGCTGCACCGCTCCGCCTGTGCAGGCGGTGTGGTGTCTGCTTGCGGCGGCACCCATGAATGCAGTGCGAGGCAAAGAACGGAGAGAAAGGAAAAAACGTGAAACGCCCCACCCTATTCGTCCTGATGGCGATCCTGCTATCCGCAGCCTTGTTGGCCGGCTGCGCGAAAAAAACCGGGACCAAGCCCATTCTCATCGGTGCGTCTCTGCTGACCATGCAGGATGATTTTTACATCACCCTGGCCAAAGGGCTCACCGATGCGGCAGCGGCGCACCGGGAACTGCCGCTCAAAGTTCTGATTCGCAATTCAGATTTCAAACTCAACCGACAGCTGGGCGACATCGATGATTTTATGCAGCAGGGCATCAGCGTGTTGATCGTCAGTCCGACCGGTCCCAGCGCCATCTGTCCGACCCTGGAAGAGGTAAATAAAAAGGGCATTCCGGTCATCACCGTGGATATTAAAAGCACCTGCCCGTTGGTGAAAACCCATGTCATGTCCGACGATCTGCTTGCAGGCCGGGTGGCCGGACAGTTTATCGCAGATCAATTGAACGGCAAGGGCTCCATCGCCATCGTCACCCACCCGATCTACTCCTCCGGCATCAACCGGGTCATCGGATTTCGCCAGGTCCTGGAAAAATATCCCGACATTCACATTCTGGCGGAGCTGAACGCAGAATCCAGCCGAGAAAAGGCGATTGCAGTCATGGACGATCTGATGATGGCGCATCCGGAGGTCAACTATGTCATGGGCATCAATGACGTCATGACCCTCGGCGCCATGGCTGCGGTGGAGGGCGCGGGCAAGTCCGAGCAGATCAAAGCGGTCATGATCTGCGGCGGCCAAAAAGAGGCGTTCAGCCGGCTCAAAGCCGGGGATCCCTGTCTCAAAGGGGCGGCGTTGCTCTATCCTTATCAGATCGGCACCCAGGCCATCGAGGCCGCAGTGAAGATCCTGCAGGGCAAACCGGTTCCTCCGGAGATTCTGGCGCCGGTAAAACTGATCACCCATGAGAACGCGGTTGAATTGGAAACAGAGTGGTACGGACAAAAGTAACGGCGGATCGTCATCGGGCCGGGCGGCCCCGCCCGATCTGAGCGGAGCCGGGCACAACCCTTACAGCCACCCTGCCGTTCACGCAATGACAAGGGTCAACAGCAGAAGCCTGATGTACGAAACCAGCATCTGAGGATTTACTCGATCGGAGACAGCAGTCGTGAAAACTTTTTTCAGCCGCTACGGAAGTCTTTTAGTGCTGGCTGTCATGATCATCATCATGACGGTCCTGTCGCCCAACTTTATGACCCTCTCCAACTTGTTCAACGTCAGCCGTCAGATCTCGGTGATGGCGGTGGTGGCAGCGGGTATGACCTTTGTGATCCTGAGCGGCGGCATTGACCTGTCGGTGGGTTCGGTGGTGGCCCTGTCCGGCATCATTCTCAGCTGGCTGATCCAGAAAGCCGGCCTGCCGGTCGTGCCAGCCATCCTCGCCGGCGTCGCTGCCGCGGTGGTGATCGGTTTGATGAACGGCGCCTTTATCGCCAAGCTGAAAATCCCGTTTTTTATCGTCACCCTGGCGACTATGGTCATCGCCAGGGGCCTTTGTTTCATCATCACCGGTGGATTTCCCATCTCTCAGTTGGGCGAGGGGTTTCAGCAGATCGGCCGCGGCTATTGGGGCCCGATCCCTATCCCGGTGATCGTGATGGTGCTGGTCTATCTCATCGCCTTCCTCCTGCTCCAGCGCATGCGTTTCGGCCGGCATGTCTATGCCATCGGCGGCAATGAGACCGCCGCCAAGCTGGCCGGCATTCGTGTGGATCGCACCAAGATCCTCATCTATGGCGTGTGCGGGGCCTGCGCCGGCATCGCCTCGCTGATCCTGACCTCACGGATGAATTCGGGCGATCCCAACATGGGTACCGGCCTGGAGATGGACGCCATCGCCTCCATCGTCATCGGCGGCACCAGCATCAGCGGCGGTTCGGGATGGATCTGGGGCACCTTCATCGGCGCCTACATCATCGGCATCCTCAACAACGGACTCAACATGCTGAATATCTCCGCGTATTATCAGATGGCGATGAAGGGATTGATCATTCTGCTGGCTGTCTGGTTGCAGCAGAGCATGCAGAAAAAGTAGGGCGGCCGCATCAGCGCGCACGCTCGACAAACTGATGAAAGGCATGCCGGTGCGGCGCGCCGCTTTCAGCATAATGGGTGATGTGCTCCCTTTCCACCACCTGCTGAAAACGGCGATAGCTGCCGTCCTCCCGCGCAGCCACCGGATCGCGCATGCACTTTAAATACCATACCGGCAACCGCGCCATCTCGACCCGCCGGCGATACGTTTCGTTTTCCGCCACCGTCTCCGCCCTGCTCAGCACTGCATCCGCTTTTTCCACCCATTCATCGGAGAACAAACTATCATCCGGCTTTAATCCAAGGTGGATGTGTGTGGACGGCGTCACCTGTCCGTGCAGCAAATCGAAATAAGCCCGCACGAACTGGCCGCTGCGGCCATAATAACCGAACATAAAATCATCGATTACCTCTTGCACGTCGCACTCGGGATCCCACAGCAAACGGCTGATCACATAGGCGCGTAGTTCGGCGAATTCACCGCCGCGACTCTGGTACGCCGCCTGCTCCATGATGCCGATGGCGTTGTTGTCGCGAAAAGTCTGAATGTTGGCCTGCAGCACTCTGAAATTGGGATAGGGCATGATATAATGGCTGAAATTCACCACATAATCCCAGATATACAGATGCGGGGCGATGGCCGCCCAAGCCTCAAGATCCTGAACAAAGGAGCGGTTCTCCGGGCAGGAATGAAAGTCATGGGCGAAACAACATTCGATGCTGCATAAACGGATCACTACATTCTCGCGCGGCTTGATGGTCCTGGGCGGTTTGCGGGTGTACTGGTAGGCCAGAGTGCCGACAAACTTGTCGGGAAATTCGCTCTGCAGTTTCTCCGCCACCTGGTTGACGAACCAGACCATGGGTCCGGCTTCACTCTCCTCCTGTTTCGCCAGCGCCTGGCATTTCTCGCACTGGCAGGGATTATGCCAATCGTTCTGAGACAGGCAGTAGATCAGGTACTGGGGATTTTCCATCATGGTTTTACGCATGCGCTCGGTGATGATGGCCAGCACCTCTGCATTGGTCAGACACAACTGGCTGTGGTCATGCACCCGTTTTCCGTCGATCAGGCTGTAATATTCCGGATGCGCCGCATAAAACTCGTCCGGCGGCATAAACCGGTAGAACGTGTGCACCGACCAGTAGGCTTCCACGCCGCCGGGCTGCTCCCGGTAGCTCATGGCGCCGTTCACCCGATTGCGCGCCGCCCAGATGGGATCGAACGCTTCATAATAAAAATCGTTGCGCACTCGAATCCCTGGTTTTTCCACATGACGAAGCCGCTCAAAGGACCAGCGCTCCTTTTGCGGAGCCACGCTGACCAGCGGTGTATACCAGCGGCAGCCCAACTCGCGCTCCAGCAGAGAAAAGACGCCGTACATCGTTCCGCGCAGGCGGCCGCCCTGAATCAGCAGATGCGGCCCGAGGTTGAGGTAGCGGAAGGACTCATCCGCATCGTCCGGCCGGCTGAGGCTGTCGCCGAGCAGCATCCGGCTGTGGCGATTGTATCCCAGAATGATCTCATGGGA from bacterium includes the following:
- a CDS encoding ABC transporter permease, which encodes MIIIMTVLSPNFMTLSNLFNVSRQISVMAVVAAGMTFVILSGGIDLSVGSVVALSGIILSWLIQKAGLPVVPAILAGVAAAVVIGLMNGAFIAKLKIPFFIVTLATMVIARGLCFIITGGFPISQLGEGFQQIGRGYWGPIPIPVIVMVLVYLIAFLLLQRMRFGRHVYAIGGNETAAKLAGIRVDRTKILIYGVCGACAGIASLILTSRMNSGDPNMGTGLEMDAIASIVIGGTSISGGSGWIWGTFIGAYIIGILNNGLNMLNISAYYQMAMKGLIILLAVWLQQSMQKK
- a CDS encoding substrate-binding domain-containing protein: MKRPTLFVLMAILLSAALLAGCAKKTGTKPILIGASLLTMQDDFYITLAKGLTDAAAAHRELPLKVLIRNSDFKLNRQLGDIDDFMQQGISVLIVSPTGPSAICPTLEEVNKKGIPVITVDIKSTCPLVKTHVMSDDLLAGRVAGQFIADQLNGKGSIAIVTHPIYSSGINRVIGFRQVLEKYPDIHILAELNAESSREKAIAVMDDLMMAHPEVNYVMGINDVMTLGAMAAVEGAGKSEQIKAVMICGGQKEAFSRLKAGDPCLKGAALLYPYQIGTQAIEAAVKILQGKPVPPEILAPVKLITHENAVELETEWYGQK
- a CDS encoding DUF4838 domain-containing protein, whose protein sequence is MKIRLRTMVLFFLGVLYGLTAAQVSIPYGEWMRDWQLCGPFPLASAPGDDGGQDHLPGFDTDFLKACRGEKNPQPACRKGGLRWHSYSAADSVIDLDRALSGQERAAAYAYREIFGDSEKLVFLSLGSNDGCRVWLNSEQVWDYTAGRGLKPDQDLIPVMLIKGKNRLLLKIEERGNNWQFCVRLQPFSFRTLADQDRLFQIRQRPNGAAVLQFKQPASVLKKMMRRLQCQVLTEDAGSTPLWQAQWAGETEIILGAPVNHFDRYLLRVEAEAQERTVWQTVMPFYAGRRTTHTVFADGRSDYVIVLGVDASESEKWAAAELQYWLQECGGTKLEIRTDQVPLHSHEIILGYNRHSRMLLGDSLSRPDDADESFRYLNLGPHLLIQGGRLRGTMYGVFSLLERELGCRWYTPLVSVAPQKERWSFERLRHVEKPGIRVRNDFYYEAFDPIWAARNRVNGAMSYREQPGGVEAYWSVHTFYRFMPPDEFYAAHPEYYSLIDGKRVHDHSQLCLTNAEVLAIITERMRKTMMENPQYLIYCLSQNDWHNPCQCEKCQALAKQEESEAGPMVWFVNQVAEKLQSEFPDKFVGTLAYQYTRKPPRTIKPRENVVIRLCSIECCFAHDFHSCPENRSFVQDLEAWAAIAPHLYIWDYVVNFSHYIMPYPNFRVLQANIQTFRDNNAIGIMEQAAYQSRGGEFAELRAYVISRLLWDPECDVQEVIDDFMFGYYGRSGQFVRAYFDLLHGQVTPSTHIHLGLKPDDSLFSDEWVEKADAVLSRAETVAENETYRRRVEMARLPVWYLKCMRDPVAAREDGSYRRFQQVVEREHITHYAESGAPHRHAFHQFVERAR